One window of Cupriavidus oxalaticus genomic DNA carries:
- a CDS encoding YncE family protein, which produces MHTPTGCCDAPCPGCEVQTPLRNHYFFGKLMDVPDFDVEQAYVVEKFRRHHARLHGTGVICGLEVAAHPNPACRDRYVVVRPGAALDCCGNEILVIDEETLDITCFPAVRALIEQPDNADHLLLLCIRYRECPTEEVPVLYDECGCDDSRCAPNRILESYEFDVLVDPELPAVPPAQPQPPRLTWQASVTLAGARAVALHEASQRAYLAADLSGGGGTVQQLWLSNQAYIATHNFTTAVSGIAVSGDGTLLVALVAGATAADPARLALLDTTSAGDFAGAEDATLDLPGTAGATQAWVTAIGPNRVAALVVGGGDSLLFTVDLAPGTLTAVLDATLSGFAATAWALGSDGKTLYLAQANGAMQSVDLAAAALTPAALGLSGTSVSALATVKTDALDLLAWTDQAGQRIALSKPDGTLLHQDPLPAPPVALVAEAAGRFGYVLMQPATGNSRIVAVDLRRMQQGQPALLSNALEIGPGGDALALAGERLWAVYDDGAAIAAIEATHCEDFLDPHPCPACPAPDCVTLATIARYRPSRKLEDPTVPPSDPLADTAANIARLDMLTWRADVPSVADLALAVRCMLEHCCGGTSAKGEQGDPGLPGQQGEKGEKGDKGDKGDKGDKGDPGDQGEPGKPGDGLDWALPHICDINWKHAERIPFDAIARGLVVAFDTPVMAGDLHADSIHLQVQHEGRLVELPLQCWCDLPLSREDLEPGRLERDCDAQTQFDPGVDANGMATAVRIGQQVLPKLFGAMQGKPVKLRLLVNGDFIRGLHHDTKQLRALDADHIPKLVPPSPPNPPQPGAVPEWLQPQDERVSGDGIEGGTFESWFTIEQR; this is translated from the coding sequence ATGCATACCCCGACTGGCTGCTGCGACGCACCCTGCCCCGGCTGCGAGGTGCAGACCCCGCTGCGCAACCACTACTTCTTCGGCAAGCTGATGGACGTGCCGGACTTCGACGTGGAACAGGCCTACGTGGTGGAGAAATTCCGCCGCCACCATGCACGGTTGCACGGCACCGGCGTGATCTGCGGACTGGAAGTGGCAGCACACCCGAACCCTGCCTGCCGCGACCGCTACGTGGTGGTCAGGCCCGGCGCGGCGCTCGACTGCTGCGGCAACGAGATCCTGGTGATCGACGAGGAAACGCTGGACATCACCTGCTTCCCGGCGGTCCGTGCGCTGATCGAGCAGCCCGACAACGCGGACCACCTGTTGCTGCTATGCATCCGCTACCGCGAATGCCCCACCGAGGAAGTGCCTGTGCTGTACGACGAATGCGGCTGCGACGACTCCCGCTGCGCGCCGAATCGCATCCTGGAAAGCTACGAGTTTGACGTGCTGGTTGACCCGGAGCTGCCGGCGGTACCGCCCGCGCAGCCGCAGCCGCCCAGGCTGACGTGGCAGGCCAGCGTCACGCTGGCCGGCGCGCGCGCGGTGGCGCTGCATGAGGCGAGCCAGCGCGCCTATCTTGCGGCGGACTTGTCGGGCGGCGGTGGCACGGTGCAGCAGTTGTGGCTGTCGAACCAGGCGTATATCGCCACCCACAATTTCACCACCGCCGTGTCCGGCATCGCCGTGAGCGGCGACGGCACGCTGCTGGTGGCGCTGGTCGCCGGCGCCACCGCGGCGGACCCGGCACGGCTGGCGCTGCTGGATACCACATCCGCCGGCGATTTCGCCGGTGCCGAAGACGCAACGCTCGACCTGCCGGGCACGGCTGGTGCCACGCAGGCCTGGGTAACGGCGATCGGTCCCAACCGCGTGGCCGCGCTCGTGGTCGGCGGCGGCGACAGCCTGCTATTCACGGTCGATCTCGCGCCGGGCACGCTGACGGCCGTGCTCGACGCCACGCTGAGCGGCTTTGCCGCCACCGCCTGGGCGCTTGGCAGCGACGGCAAGACGCTGTACCTGGCGCAGGCCAATGGCGCGATGCAATCGGTCGACCTGGCCGCGGCAGCACTGACGCCGGCCGCGCTTGGCCTGTCCGGCACCAGCGTCAGTGCGCTGGCCACGGTCAAGACCGATGCCCTCGACCTGCTCGCCTGGACCGACCAGGCCGGCCAGCGCATCGCATTGTCCAAGCCGGACGGCACGCTGCTGCACCAGGATCCGCTGCCCGCGCCTCCCGTGGCGCTGGTCGCCGAAGCGGCCGGCCGCTTCGGCTATGTGCTGATGCAGCCCGCCACCGGCAACAGCCGCATCGTCGCGGTAGACCTGCGCCGCATGCAGCAGGGCCAGCCGGCGCTGCTGTCCAACGCACTGGAAATCGGCCCGGGCGGCGACGCGCTGGCGCTCGCCGGCGAGCGGCTGTGGGCAGTGTATGACGACGGCGCCGCGATCGCCGCCATCGAAGCTACCCATTGCGAGGACTTCCTGGATCCGCATCCCTGCCCGGCCTGCCCCGCGCCGGACTGCGTGACGCTGGCCACGATCGCCCGATACCGCCCGTCGCGCAAGCTCGAAGACCCGACCGTGCCGCCCAGCGACCCGCTCGCCGACACGGCGGCCAATATCGCCCGCCTCGACATGCTGACGTGGCGCGCGGACGTGCCCAGCGTGGCCGACCTGGCGCTGGCGGTGCGCTGCATGCTGGAGCACTGCTGCGGCGGCACCAGCGCCAAGGGCGAGCAGGGCGACCCTGGCCTGCCCGGACAACAGGGTGAGAAAGGCGAAAAGGGGGATAAGGGCGACAAGGGCGACAAGGGCGACAAGGGCGACCCCGGCGATCAGGGCGAGCCAGGCAAGCCCGGCGACGGCCTGGACTGGGCCCTGCCCCACATCTGCGACATCAACTGGAAGCATGCCGAGCGAATCCCCTTCGACGCCATCGCCAGGGGACTGGTGGTGGCGTTCGACACGCCGGTGATGGCCGGGGACCTGCATGCCGACTCGATTCACCTGCAGGTGCAGCACGAGGGCCGCCTGGTCGAACTGCCACTGCAATGCTGGTGCGACCTGCCACTGTCGCGCGAAGACCTGGAACCCGGCCGGCTGGAACGCGACTGCGATGCGCAGACCCAGTTCGACCCCGGCGTCGACGCCAACGGCATGGCCACCGCGGTGCGCATCGGCCAGCAGGTCCTGCCAAAGCTGTTTGGGGCCATGCAGGGCAAGCCGGTCAAGCTGCGGCTGCTGGTCAACGGAGACTTTATCCGCGGGCTGCACCATGACACCAAGCAGCTGCGCGCGCTCGACGCCGACCACATCCCCAAGCTGGTCCCGCCGTCGCCGCCCAATCCGCCGCAGCCCGGCGCAGTGCCGGAGTGGCTGCAGCCTCAGGACGAGCGCGTCAGCGGCGACGGCATCGAGGGCGGCACCTTCGAAAGCTGGTTCACCATAGAGCAACGATAG
- a CDS encoding putative baseplate assembly protein: protein MPLRNEYPVIDDRRYADLVAEARARIPRYTSEWDDVNDNEPGMAVVQLMAWMSDLLLARLGRVPKLNYLKFLELLGIELLPARPARAELSFPVQATYAEPTLIVPLHTQVAAEVPGEDRPVVFETEKALVALSARLDAVQVDLGLQTTDVSAANAEVQAGFLAFGPAVRTGNALMLGFDSPLDFPSVPIDLAVWIARRDARAPFYVDSPLATAPPATLAWEYWNGKDWYPLDTLRDDTAAFTRSGHVLLGAAPRNGPQRAVLGKVAAPRYWLRARLAGGAYQRPPRLLAVRTNTVPAIAAQSVDAEIAGRSTGMPDQVFQLAQHPVLAGSLALEVDEGDGLQPWQEVADFLASGPDDAHYVLNRTTGEIRFHGIGGRIPVANPNRPANIVARRYRVGGGAHGNVGAGLIATLRGSLPGIDTEGVGNLFPAFGGADEETLEAARERAAATLKSHERAVTRDDFELHARQVGGVARARALPLFHPAFPNVEVPGVVSVVVVPEASNPQQPLDDPAPQPTEGLLREVCAQLDQRRLATTELYVLAPAYRLLRLSATLTVAGAADLAAVKQAALLALRRYFHPLVGGEDSKPDADGSGWPFGGDINYSRVVQRLLLAGVISVDDLLFRLDDTDYPACTNVPVGGGALLRLADDSLALSVRYEASEVDA, encoded by the coding sequence ATGCCGCTCAGGAACGAATACCCGGTGATCGACGACAGGCGCTACGCCGACCTGGTGGCCGAGGCGCGGGCGCGCATCCCGCGCTACACGTCGGAGTGGGACGACGTCAACGACAACGAGCCCGGCATGGCGGTGGTGCAGCTGATGGCCTGGATGAGCGACCTGCTGCTGGCGCGGCTGGGACGCGTGCCCAAGCTGAACTACCTGAAGTTCCTGGAGCTGCTCGGCATCGAGCTGCTGCCGGCGCGGCCGGCGCGCGCCGAGCTGAGCTTCCCGGTGCAGGCGACCTACGCCGAGCCGACGCTGATCGTGCCGCTGCACACGCAGGTCGCTGCCGAGGTGCCGGGCGAAGACCGGCCCGTGGTGTTCGAGACCGAGAAGGCACTGGTCGCGCTCAGCGCCCGGCTCGATGCGGTGCAGGTCGACCTCGGCCTGCAGACCACCGACGTCAGCGCCGCCAACGCGGAGGTCCAGGCCGGCTTCCTCGCCTTCGGGCCGGCGGTACGGACAGGCAATGCGCTGATGCTGGGATTCGACTCCCCGCTGGACTTCCCCAGCGTGCCGATCGACCTGGCGGTGTGGATCGCCCGGCGCGATGCGCGCGCGCCCTTCTATGTCGACAGCCCGCTGGCCACCGCGCCGCCGGCGACGCTCGCGTGGGAATACTGGAACGGCAAGGACTGGTACCCGCTCGACACGCTGCGCGACGACACCGCCGCCTTCACCCGCAGCGGCCATGTGCTGCTCGGCGCCGCGCCCCGCAACGGCCCGCAGCGCGCGGTGCTGGGCAAGGTGGCCGCGCCGCGCTACTGGCTGCGCGCGCGGCTGGCCGGCGGCGCCTACCAGCGCCCGCCGCGGCTGCTGGCGGTGCGCACCAACACGGTCCCGGCGATCGCCGCGCAATCGGTCGATGCCGAGATCGCCGGGCGCAGCACCGGCATGCCCGACCAGGTGTTCCAGCTCGCCCAGCACCCGGTGCTGGCCGGCAGCCTGGCGCTTGAAGTCGATGAAGGCGACGGCTTGCAGCCGTGGCAGGAGGTGGCGGACTTCCTGGCTTCCGGGCCGGACGACGCGCACTACGTGCTCAACCGCACCACCGGCGAGATCCGCTTCCACGGCATCGGCGGCCGCATCCCGGTGGCCAATCCGAACCGCCCCGCCAATATCGTCGCGCGGCGCTACCGCGTGGGCGGCGGCGCGCACGGCAATGTCGGTGCCGGGTTGATCGCCACGCTGCGCGGCAGCCTGCCGGGCATCGACACCGAGGGCGTGGGCAACCTGTTCCCGGCCTTCGGCGGTGCCGATGAAGAGACGCTGGAGGCCGCGCGCGAACGTGCCGCGGCCACGCTGAAGAGCCACGAGCGCGCCGTCACCCGCGACGACTTCGAGCTGCATGCGCGGCAGGTCGGCGGCGTAGCGCGCGCGCGGGCGCTGCCGCTGTTCCATCCGGCCTTCCCCAATGTGGAAGTGCCCGGCGTGGTCAGCGTGGTGGTCGTGCCCGAGGCCAGCAACCCGCAGCAGCCGCTGGACGACCCCGCGCCGCAGCCCACCGAAGGCCTGCTGCGCGAGGTCTGCGCGCAGCTGGACCAGCGCCGCCTGGCCACCACCGAACTCTATGTGCTGGCACCGGCCTACCGGCTGCTCCGGCTCTCCGCCACGCTCACCGTGGCCGGCGCTGCCGACCTGGCCGCGGTCAAGCAGGCCGCGCTGCTGGCGCTGCGGCGCTACTTCCATCCGCTGGTCGGCGGCGAAGACAGCAAGCCGGATGCCGACGGCAGCGGCTGGCCGTTCGGCGGCGACATCAACTACTCGCGCGTGGTGCAGCGGCTGCTGCTGGCCGGCGTGATCAGCGTGGACGACCTGCTGTTCCGGCTCGACGACACCGACTACCCGGCCTGCACCAATGTCCCGGTCGGCGGCGGCGCGCTGTTGCGGCTGGCCGACGACTCCCTGGCGCTCAGCGTCCGCTACGAGGCCAGCGAGGTGGATGCATGA